The Streptomyces sp. B3I8 nucleotide sequence TACGACCTGCGCGCCGAGACCCAGAAGCGGCCCACGCTCGTCTACTTCGGCTACACCCACTGCCCCGACGTCTGCCCCCTGACGATGAACAACATCGCGGTGGCCAAGAAGCACCTGTCCCGGGCGGAGCAGGACAAGCTCCGCGTCGTCTTCGTGACGACCGACCCGAAGCGGGACACCCCCGCCGAACTCGGCAAGTGGCTCAAGGGCATCGACCCCGACATCGTCGGTCTGACCGGTGACTTCCCGAAGATCCAGGCCGGCGCCCGCAGCCTCGGCATCAGCATCGAGCCGACGACGAAGGACAAGAACGGGAAGATCGTGTCCACGCACGGCACACAGGTCATCGCGTTCTCGCCCAGGACCGACGCCGGCTACCTGCTCTACAGCCAGGACGCCACGGTCGACGACTACACGAAGGACCTCCCGAAGATCGTCCAGGGGCAGAAGCCGTGAACGGCAGGTTCCGCCCGTCCGGCCGCTCCCTCATGGTGGTGGCCGGGGCCTCCACCGCGGCGGCACTGGCACTGACCTCCTGCGGCGGGTCCGACGACTCGGGCGGCTCGGCCTCCGCCGCGCCCAGGCTGAAGGTCAGCGGCGCCTACATGCCCGCACCCATGTCCGGCGACATGGCGACGGGCTTCTTCACCGTCACCAACTCCGGGGGTGAGGACACCCTCACCTCGATCTCCAGCGACGCGGCGGCGGACGTCACCCTGCACGAGACCAAGGGCGGCGCGATGGTCGAGAAGGAATCCTTCCCGGTGCCCGCCCACGGGCGGCTCGCCTTCGCCAGCGGCGGGAACCATCTCATGTTCGAAAAACTCGACCGCAGGCCGAAGGAGGGCGAGAAGGTGGCGGTGGACCTCCACTTCGCCGTGTCCGGCACGGTCGAGGTGGAGATCCCGGTGAAGTCGGCGACGTACGTCCCGAAGACCGGGCACTGAGGGGAGAACAGCACCGTGACACAGACCACCGCCTCCGGCGCGGAACGGGGACCGGCCCCGGTCCGCGAACCGGGACCGGGACTGGTGCCGGGACCGGGACCCGCGCCGCGGCCGGGCTCGCGAACGTCGGCCCGGGCCGCGGCTCTGCGCGCCCTGCTTCCGCTGTTCGCGCTGCTGCTCGCCGCGGGCGGCCTGCTGCTCGGCAGTGCCTCTCCCGCGTCCGCGCACGCCGCGCTCACCGGCAGCGCCCCCGCGCAGGGGGCGGTGGTCGACAAGGCACCCAGCGAGGTCACCCTCACCTTCTCGGAGAAGATCTCCCTTCCCTCGGGGGGCTCCGGCTCGCTCCGGGTGCTGAACCCGGCCGGCAAGCAGGTCGACACCGGCAAGCCGTCCAACCTCCAAGGCACCACCTACGGCATCCCGCTGCGCAGCGGTCTGCCCGACGGCACGTACACCGTGACCTTCCAGGTGATCTCGGCGGACAGTCACCCCGTCGCCGGCGGTTTCACCTTCTCCATCGGCGCCCCCTCGGCGACCAGCGTCTCCGTCTCCGACCAGGCCGTGGGCGGCGGTGTCGTGGGCGCGCTCTACGGCTTCGCGCGGTACGTGTCGTACGCGGGCTTCGTCGTGCTGATCGGTGGCGCGACCTTCGTGCTCGCCTGCTGGCAGCGCGGGGCCGGTGAGCGCACGATGCAGCGGTTCGTGGTCTCCGGGTGGATCGCCCTCACCGGGGCGACGCTCGCACTGCTGCTGCTGCGCGGCTCCTACACCGGCTCCGGGAAGGTCGCCGACATCTTCGACCTGTCCCTGGTCGGGCAGGTGCTCCAGAGCAAGACGGGTGCGGCCCTCCTCTCCCGGCTGCTGCTGCTCGCCGCCGCCGCGCTGTTCGTCGCGGTGCTGTTCGGGGCGTACGCGCGCCAGGACGACGAGGACGGTGACACCGGCAAGGGGACCGAGGGCGCCAAGGACGCCGCGGGCACCGAAGACGGCGAAGACGCTGCCGACCGGGCCGCCGAGCGACGGGACCTCACGTTCGGGCTGGCCGTCGGCGGTGCCGTCATCGCGGCCGGACTCGCGGCGACCTGGGCGATGGCCGAGCACGCCTCGACGGGCATCCAGACCTCGATCGCCATGCCCGTCGACATCCTCCACCTGCTGGCCGTCGCCACCTGGCTCGGTGGCCTCGCGGCCCTGCTGACCGCGCTGTACCGCACCCCGTCGATCGAGGCCACGGCCGTGCAGCGGTTCTCCCGGGTCGCGTTCGGCAGCGTGGTCGTACTGGTCGCCAGCGGGCTCTACCAGTCGTGGCGGCAGGTCGGCTCCTGGTCCGCGCTCACCGGCACCGCCTACGGGCAACTTCTGCTGGCGAAGGTCGCCCTGGTGGCTGTCCTCCTCGGCATCGCCCGGTTCTCCCACCGCTGGACGGCCCATCTGGCGGACGTACCGGCCACCACGAAGAAGGAGAAAGAGAAGGAGAAGAGGAAGAAGACGGTGGCGGCCGCGACCTCGGCCTCGGCCTCGGCGTCTTCCGGCAAGGCCTCGTCGGGCAGAACCGGGTCGGGCAAGCCGTCTACCGGTTCCGATGATCCCCGGCGTGCCGCCCAGCTCGCCCGGCAGCGCGCCGCGACAGCCGCGGCACGGGCCAAGCGAGTCCGCGAGGCGGACCCGTTCCGGTCCGGGTTGCGCCGGTCCGTGCTCGCCGAGGCCGGTGTCGCCGTGGTGCTCCTCGCCGTCACCACCGTGCTGACCACCACCGAACCCGGGCGCACGGAGGAGGAGGCCCAGGCCGCGAAGGCGGCTGCTTCCTCGTCGTCCTCATCGTCGTCGTCCTCGTCGTCCGACGCGCAGACCTCGGAGTCCCTCTCGCTGGAGCTGCCCTTCGACACCGGCGGCGAGGACGGCAAGGGCACCGCCCGGGTGACCCTCGATCCCGCCCGCGTCGGCGGCAACGTCATGCACGTGTATGTGACCCGGCCCAACGGCAGGACGTTCGACGTTCCCGAGGTCAAGGTCTCCTTCACCCTGGCCGCGAAGGACATCGGCCCGCTGCCGGTGAACCCGGACCGCGTCGCCACCGGGCACTGGTCGGCGAGCAGCGTACAGATTCCCCTGGCGGGCAACTGGAAGGTCGCCGTGACCGTGCGGACCTCCGACATCGACCAGGTGACCGTAGACAAGAACGCGCAGATCGGCTGACCGCCACCATGACCGACCAGCAGACCACCCCCGACACGACCCCTGCCACCTCTCCCCCTCCCGGGCCCGCCCTCTCCCGTCGACGGCTGCTCACCACCGCCGGGGCGACCGGGCTGGTGCTCGGCGGGGCGGGGGCGGCCGCCGGATACGCCGCGGCCCCCGCCGACGCCACCCCGCTGACCTCGCTCGGCGCCGACCGCGCGATGTTTCACGTGAAACACCAGCCGGGGATCACCACCCCGCTCCAGGCCCGCGGCCATCTCGCCGCCTTCGACCTCGCGGCGGGCACCGGGCGCAAGGAGGCCGCCGCGCTGCTGCGCCGCTGGTCGGACACGGCCCAGCGGCTCATGGCCGGCGAGCCGTCCGCGCACGACGACACCGACGTCGCCCGGGACGCAGGCCCCTCCTTCCTGACCGTCACCTTCGGCTTCGGGCACAGCTTCTTCGCCCGTACGGGGCTGGAGAAGCAGCGCCCGGCCGCACTGGACCCGCTGCCCGACTTCTCCTCCGACCACCTCGACAAGCGGCGCAGCGACGGCGATCTGTGGGTGCAGATCGGCGCCAATGACGCCCTCGTCGCCTTCCACGCCCTCCGTGCGCTGCAGAAGGAGGCGGGGTCCGCCGCCCGCCTGCGCTGGCAGATGAACGGCTTCAACCGCACGCCCGGCGCCACCTCCAGTCCCCGTACGGCACGCAATCTCATGGGGCAGATCGACGGCACGCGTAATCCGAAGCCGTCGGACGGGGACTTCGACGAGCGGATCTTCGTGCCCGCCTCGGGTGAGCCCGCCTGGATGGCGAACGGCTCGTACGCGGTCGTACGCCGGATCCGCATGCTGCTCGACGACTGGGAGAAGCTCTCCACCCACACCCAGGAGCAGGTCATCGGCCGCCGCAAGGCCGACGGGGCGCCGCTGACCGGTGGCGGCGAGACCACCGCGATGGACCTGGAGAGGACGGGCTCCGACGGCACCCTCGTCGTCCCCCTCAACGCGCACGCCCGGATCACGAGGCCCGACCAGAACGGCGGTGCGGCCATGCTGCGCCGCCCGTTCTCCTTCCACGACGGCTTCGACGACGACGGGGTGCCCGACGCCGGACTGCTGTTCATCGCCTGGCAGGCCGATCCGCTGCGCGGTTTCGTCCCCGTGCAGCGCAAGCTCGACCGGGGAGACGCGCTGTCGCGGTACATCCGCCACGAGGCCAGTGGCCTGTTCGCCGTTCCGGGGGGAGCGTCGAAGGGGGAGTACGTCGGCCAGCGATTGCTGGAGGCGTAGTCCCCTGTCCCAGGGCGGCACATGAGCGGTCACGGGCGGACTAGGGTGAGCCCATGTCAGCCAGCTATGCCTATCTCGGTCCCGAGGGCACCTTCACCGAGGTCGCCCTCCGTACGCTGCCGGAGTCGGCGACCCGGTCACTGGTCCCGATGGTCTCGGTCCCGGCCGCGCTCGACGCCGTCCGCAGCGGCGAGGTGGAAGCGGCCTTCGTGCCGATCGAGAACTCCGTGGAGGGCGGGATCACCACCACCCTCGACGAGCTGGTCGCGGGCGAGCCGTTGATGATCTACCGCGAGGTGCTGCTGTCGATCACCTTCGCCCTGCTGGTCCGGCCCGGGACGGCGCTGTCCGACATCAAGACGATCACCGCACACCCTGCCGCGCAGCCGCAGGTGCGCAACTGGCTGAAGAAGCACCTCCCGGACGTCGTCTGGGAGTCCTCGGCGTCGAACGCGGACGGCGCGCGCCTGGTCCAGGAGGGGCGGTACGACGCGGCGTTCGCGGGCGAGTTCGCCGCGGCCCGCTACGGACTGGAGGCGCTGGAGACCAACATCCACGACGCGGAGAACGCGCAGACCCGGTTCGTCCTGGTGGGCCGCCCGGCCCGGCCGGCGGCGCCGACCGGCGCGGACAAGACGTCGGTGGTGGTCTGGCAGCGCGACGATCATCCCGGCACGCTGCGGGACCTGCTGGGGGAGTTCGCCGTCCGGGGCGTGAACCTGATGCTGCTGCAGTCCCGTCCCACCGGGGAGGGCATCGGCAACTACTGCTTCGCCATCGACGCGGAGGGGCACATCTCCGACCGGCGGGTGGCCGAGACGCTGATGGGGCTGCGGCGGTCGTGTCTGAAGGTCCGGTACCTGGGGTCGTACCCGAGGGCCGAGGTGCGGGCGGAGGACGTCCGCCCGTTGCCGCCGGGGACGTCGGACGAGGAGTTCGTGTCGGCCGCGGACTGGGTGGCGCGCTGCCAGGACGGCCGGTTCTGACCCGCGGGAACCGACGGGACCGACGACAGCGGCGCGGGACCGACGACAGCGGCGCGACGACAGGACCGGCGGAACCCACAGCGCGGCGGCAGCGATGGAGCCGCTGTGCCGCTCGCGCTCCGGTGCTACCTGCGGATTTTTCGCATCCACAAAAGTTATCCACAGGTCACCGCTTCAGCCTGGGGACAAGTCGACAGCGGCCCGATCGCGAGTCGACAAATCACTGTAGACATCTTCGACCCGTCCATTCGGCCGTCGCGTCCCGTTCGTCCACTCGTTTCTCACGATCAATACTTCAGAGCGACCCAGGACGACCAAGTGTGACCCTTTTCCACTCGAAAGGGTGACTGATGCGGGTTTCATCCCGGGATACTTCCTCCCGCCACCCTCCCGCGGAATGATCACGTTCTATATCCACAGACCTTCCACACAGCCTGTGGATAACTCCGTCCGGCATGTGGATACCTGTGGACAACCACATCCCAAATCCCCGTCTCCACAAGGGAGTCGAGTCAACGCTCCGCCCGCCGACTGCTTCTTTCCAGGGAATCGGAGTCGTGAGGCGGAACCCGGCACCGGTAGCCTTGCAGGGTGATTGACCTTCGCCAGCTCCGTGAGGACCCCGACCGTGTCCGCGCCTCGCAGCGCGCCCGTGGTGAGGACGTCGGCCTTGTCGACGCCCTTCTCTCCGCCGACGAACGGCGCAGGTCGTCCGGCGTCCGATTCGACGAGCTCCGGTCCGAGCAGAAGTCGCTCGGCAAGCTGATCCCCAAGGCCTCCGCCGACGAGAAGGCCGAGCTGCTCAAGCAGGCCGAGCAGCTGAAGGCCGACGTCAGGGCGGCCGACGCCGCCCAGCACGAGGCCGACGAGGAGACCCGCCGCCTGCTGCTCCAGCTCGGCAACCTGGTCCACCCCGACGTCCCGGTGGGCGGCGAGGAGGACTTCGTCGTCCTGGAGACGCACGGCACCGTCCGCGACTTCGGCGCCGAGGGCTTCGAGCCCAAGGACCACCTGGAGCTCGGCCAGGCGCTCGGCGCGATCGACGTGGAGCGCGCCGCCAAGGTCTCCGGCTCGCGCTTCTACTACCTGACCGGCATCGGCGCCCTGCTGGAGCTCGCCCTGGTCAACGCCGCGATCGCGCAGGCCACCGAGGCCGGCTTCACCCCCATGCTGACGCCCGCGCTGGTCCGCCCGCAGGCCATGGAGGGCACCGGCTTCCTCGGCCAGGCCGCCGAGAACGTGTACCACCTGGAGAAGGACGACTTCTACCTGGTCGGCACCTCCGAGGTACCCCTCGCGGCGTACCACATGGACGAGATCATCGACGCCGAGAAGCTGCCGCTGCGCTACGCCGGCTTCTCCCCGTGCTTCCGCCGCGAGGCCGGCACCTACGGCAAGGACACCCGCGGCATCTTCCGCGTCCACCAGTTCGACAAGGTGGAGATGTTCACCTTCGTCGACCCCGCCGAGGCCGAGAACGAGCACCGGCGGCTGCTGGACTGGGAGAAGCAGTGGCTGACCTCCCTGGAACTGCCCTTCCAGGTGATCGACGTGGCCACCGGCGACCTGGGCTCCTCCGCCTCCCGCAAGTTCGACTGCGAGGCGTGGATCCCGACCCAGGGCAAGTACCGCGAGCTGACCTCCGCCTCCAACTGCGACGGCTTCCAGGCGCGTCGTCTGTCGGTGCGCATGCGGGACGGCAAGAAGGTGCAGCCGCTGGCGACGCTGAACGGCACGCTGTGCGCCGTGCCGCGCACCATCGTGGCCCTGCTGGAGAACCACCAGCTCGCCGACGGCTCGGTGCGCGTGCCCGAGGTGCTGCGGCCCTACCTGGGCGGGCGTGAGGTGCTGGAGCCGGTGGCCGAGTGACGGCGCCCGGCTCCACTCCCGGGCCGCGGTTCCCGTACCGGCTGATCGCGACCGACCTCGACGGCACGCTGCTGCGCTCCGACGACACCGTCTCGGAGCGCACCCGGGACGCGCTCGCCGCCGCGACGTCGGCGGGCGCCGCGCATCTGGTCGTCACCGGCCGGGCCGTCCCGTGGACCCGGCACATACTCGACGAGCTCGGCTACGACGGCCTCGCCGTCTGCGGCCAGGGCGCCCAGGTGTACGACGCCGGGGCGCACCGGCTGCTGACCTCGGTGACCCTCGACCGCCAACTGGCCGGGGTGGCGCTCGCCAAGATCGAGGCCGAGGTCGGCCCGCTGTACCTCGCGGCGAGCCGGGACGGTCTCGACGGCGAGGTCCTGACCGGACCCGGCTACGCGCTGAAGGGCCGGCTGCCCGCAGTGCCGTTCACCGACGCCGGTGATCTGTGGGCGGCCCCGCTGAACAAGATCTACATCCAGCATCCGACGCTGTCCGACGACGAGCTCGCCGAAGCCGCCACGCGCGCCGCCAGCGGCTTCGTCACCGTCACCATGGCGGGCGCGGGCATCGTCGAACTGCTGCCGCTCGGTCTCTCCAAGGCCACGGGGCTCTCGCTCGCGGCCCGCAGGCTCGGCGTGAAGCCGGCGGAGACGATCGCCTTCGGCGACATGCCGAACGACCTCCCCATGTTCGCCTGGTCGGCCCGTGGCGTGGCCATGGCCAACGGCCATGCCGAACTGAGGGCCGTCGCCGACGAGGTGACCGCGTCCAACGACGAGGACGGCATCGCGGTCGTCCTGGAACGCCTGCTGGCCCAGCCGTGACGAACGGCCGCGCACCCTGCCCCCGCGGGCGGGGGCAGGGGCTGTCGCTCCGGCTGCGACGGTGACGGTGACGGTGGTGAAGGGTCCTGAACCGGGTCCGCCCGCCCGGCCGCCTGAGCGGCGCGGGCGGGCGGGACAGGTCCTCCGGGTGGGCGGCCCGCGCGGGGATGCCCGCGCGCTCGAAGCGGCCGCCCCGGGCGGTCCTGCGCGGGGACTCGACGGAGTAGCTCCGGAGCCTCCCGCACACCGCCCTGACGGAAACGCGGCGTCCCCTGACAGGTCGTCACCGCGCTCCGCTCCCGGACCGGGGCGCCGGTCTCACCGGCGTCGTACCTCACCCTGCCGGGCTCCGGTGCCGTGCGCCACCGAATAAATCCCGACAAGCCCGCCCACGAGATCCCGGCAGGCCCGTCCGATCGACGCCGTCAGCGCCGCGGCCACCTGCGCCGGCGCCGGCTGAAGAACCATCCGGCCGGTGGCTCGTCCGAGCGCCAGGGCTGGGGCTGGGCGTCGGGCGCCTGTGCGCGCCACTTGGCGGCCAGCATCCGTGCGCGTGCGGACGGCTCCTTGGCGTCGGCGGACTGTATGAACTCCTCGTCGAGGACCAGGTCGTTCCAGGGGTCCTCGGGCTCTCCCGCCCCTTGGCCCCGCGGTGCGTGCGCTGTCATCGCCGTCCCTTCTCCCGCGTGACTCTCCCGCCGCCATGGTGCCCGCGGCGGGGTGAAGCCCCCGTCAAGAAGCACGCCGCTCCCGGCGGGAGCCGTCACTCCTCTCCGGCCAGCGTCAGGGAGCGCAGCTTCTGCCCCGCGTACCAGGTGGTCGCGACGGTCACCACGATCAGCAGCACCGTCCCGGTGGCGAGGCTCACGTCCGAGGTGACCAGGTCGCTGCCGGTGACCTTCTTCGCCACGGCCAGTGCCCACTGCTGCACGCTCAGGGTGCGCGCGCCGGACACCAGGGACCCGAACAGGGCCTCCCAGACGAGCGCGTAGACCAGTCCGAAGATCACCGCGTGCCGGCTGACCGTGCCGAGCAGCAGGAACATCGCGGCGTACGCGATGGAGGCGACGAGCGCGGCCACGGTGTAGGCGACGGCGACCTGCTGGCCGTTGCCGTTGAGGATGAGGCCCGCGATCAGCGTCGGCAGCGCGGAGAACGCCATGGTGACGGCGATCGACACGAACAGCTTGGTGAGGATGATCGTCGGCCGCTTGACGGGCTTGGCCAGCAGGTACACCACCGAGCCGTCGTCGATCTCGGGGCCGATCGCGCCGGTGCCCGCGATGACGCCGATGATCGGCACCATGGTGGCGAGCGCGAACCCGCCGAGCAGGTCGGAGGCGGTCTGGTCGTCGGCACCGGCCAGTGCGCGCACCAGGACCGAGATGACGATCAGGAGCGCGGGCAGGGCGCCCAGGATGAGGGCCCGACGGCGGCCGAGCAGGGCTCGGTAGGTGAGTCGGGCGACTGTGGGGTCGTACATCTTTTCGGCCTCCTACGCCGCGACCAGATAAGAGAACACGGATTCGAGGGATTCGTCGGACGGCGAGACCGTGAGCAGCCGGATGCCGTGGTCCTTGGCGACCCTCGGCAGCAGGGTGGTGAAGCGGCCGAAGTCGACGGCCTGGACGCGCAGCGCGCCCTCGGCGTGGTCGACCTCGATGCCGGACGTCGACGGGTCGGCGATCAGCGCGGCGGCGAGTGCCCGGTCGTCGCTGGAGCGCACCAGGTAGCGGTGCGGCCGGTCGGTCATCAGCCGGCGGATCCTGCGGAAGTCGCCGCTGGCGGCGTGCCGTCCGGCGACGATGACCTCGATGTGCCAGGCGAGCTGCTCGACCTCCTCCAGGATGTGGGAGGAGAACAGCACCGTGCGGCCCTCGTCGCCCATGCGGCGCAGCAGTTCCATGAGCTGCATGCGCTGGCGCGGGTCCATGCCGTTGAACGGCTCGTCGAGCAGCAGCAGCGAGGGTTCGTGGACCAGCGCGGAGGCCATCTTCACGCGCTGGCGCATGCCCTTGGAGTACGTGGAGATCTTCCGGTCCTGGGCGTACTCCATCTCGACGGTGGCCAGCGCCCGCTGGGCCTCCTTGCCGCCCAGTCCGTGCAGTTCGGCGTTGGCGACGACGAACTCGCGGCCGGTGAGGAAGTCGTACATCCCCTCCCGCTCGGGGACGATGCCGATGTGCCGGTAGATCCGCTCGTTGCGCCACACCGGTTCGCCGTCGAGGGTGACCGAGCCGGTGGAGGGGGCGAGGAAGCCGCCCATCATCCCGATGAGGGTGGACTTCCCGGCTCCGTTGGGACCGAGCAGGCCGGTGACGCCGGGGCCGATCGTCATGGTGACGTCGTTGACGGCCACCACGTTGCCGAACCAGCGCGAGACGTGGTCGATGTTCAGCGTGGTCACAGTGCGGCCTTTCGGTAACGGCGGATCAGCAGGCCGTAGCTCCCGGCGATGAGACCCAGGGTGACGAGGAGGAAGGCGATCCCCTGTGCGGCCGAGGGTCCCTGCTCCCCGGGGAAGGAACTGCTCGCCCCGAGGAAGGCGGTCTGCACCCCGTCGATGAGTGTGATGGGCGAGAACAGTCCGAACCAGAGGCCGGCCGAGCCGCTGTCCTGCGTCTCGGCGATGGCCTGCAGCGTCGAGACGGCGCCGTAGCTGATGACGAGGACGGCGATGACGGCGGCGATGCCGAAGCCGCGGCGCGGGGTCACGGCGGCGATCACCAGGCCGATGCCGGCGAAGAGCAGGGAGAGCAGTGCCACGGAGACCAGTCCCTGGGCGAAACCCTTGGTCTGGTCGGTGAAGTCCAGCTTGGCCAGCAGCGCGCCCACGTAGAGCACGAGCAGGGGCACCGCCGTCAGCATGAACAGCGCCGAGGCCATCGCGGCGTACTTGGCGCGCACGTAGTCGGACGTCTCCAGGGGCCGCGAGAAGTACAGCGGCACCGTCTTGAAGCGCAGGTCGCGCGAGACGGACTGGGGGGCCTGCGCGGCGACGAACAGGCTGATGACGGCCTGCATGATGATCGCGTAGCGGGTGTAGTCGACGGGCAGGTCCTTCATCTTGGTGGCGACCGCGACCGCCACCATGATCAGTGCGGGGACGCACATCACGACGAAGAGCAGCATCGGCAGCACCTTGGACTTCGCCGACCGGCCGAGGCCGTAGGCGCCGCGCAGGGACTGGGAGTACAGGGCGCGCCGGATGTAGGCGCGGCCCAGGCGCGGCCCGTCGTAGCCGCGGTAGCCGATGTTGTGGATCCGGCTCTCGTCGCCGGGCGGGGCGAGGGGGTGCTCAACCGCCATGACCGACCGCCTCCTTCCCCTGTTCGTCGGACGGCTGTTCGGTGCCGGCCGGGTGTTCGTCGTCCTTGAAGACCTCAGCGATCTGGTGCCGCCGCTGTTCCATGCGGACCAGGCCGAGGCCGAGGTCGGCGACGGCGTCGCGCACCAGGTCGTAGGTCTCCTCGCCGGCCGCGGTCAGCAGCAGCACGCGTCCGGCTCCGGGCAGTGCGCCGCCGTCGTGCACCTTCACCCCGCGCGCGTCGAGCGTCTCCCGCAGGGCGCGGGTGCCGTCCGGGTGGGTGTCGCTGTCGGTCACCTCGACGGCCAGGGTGGTGGTGGTGCGCGTGAAGTCGGTGGTGGAGCTGGAGCGCAGCAGGGTGCCGCCGTCGACGACGACCACGTGGTCGCAGGTGCGTTCGAGTTCGCCGAGCAGGTGCGAGGTGACCAGGACGGAGATGCCGAAGTCCGTGTACACGCGGCGGATCAGGCCGAGCATCTCGTCCCGGCCGACCGGGTCGAGGCCGTTGGTCGGCTCGTCCAGGAAGACCAGCTTGGGGTCGTGGACGAGGGCCTGCGCGAGCTTCACCCGCTGCTTCATGCCGGTCGAGTAGCCGCCTATGGGGCGGTAGCGCTCCTCGTACAGGCCGACGTGGCGCAGGGTGTCCGCGGTGCGTTCCCTCGCGGCGGTCGGCGGCAGCCCCGACATGCGCGCCATGTGCACGACGAGCTCGGTGGCCGAGACGTCGGGCGGCAGGCAGTCGTGCTCGGGCATGTACCCGACCTGCTCACGGATGGCGGCGCCCCGGGTGGCGACATCGAGCCCCAGTACCTCGGCGCGACCCTCCGTCGCGGGGGAGAGACCCAGCAGGATCTTGATCAGAGTGGACTTGCCGGCACCGTTGGCGCCGACCAGTCCCGTCACACCGGGTCCGATGTCCACGGAGAGCCGGTCGAGTGCGGTCACCCGGGGGTACCGCTTGCTCAGGCTTTCGGTCGCGATCACAGTCACGTCT carries:
- a CDS encoding ABC transporter permease, encoding MAVEHPLAPPGDESRIHNIGYRGYDGPRLGRAYIRRALYSQSLRGAYGLGRSAKSKVLPMLLFVVMCVPALIMVAVAVATKMKDLPVDYTRYAIIMQAVISLFVAAQAPQSVSRDLRFKTVPLYFSRPLETSDYVRAKYAAMASALFMLTAVPLLVLYVGALLAKLDFTDQTKGFAQGLVSVALLSLLFAGIGLVIAAVTPRRGFGIAAVIAVLVISYGAVSTLQAIAETQDSGSAGLWFGLFSPITLIDGVQTAFLGASSSFPGEQGPSAAQGIAFLLVTLGLIAGSYGLLIRRYRKAAL
- a CDS encoding ABC transporter ATP-binding protein, which encodes MIATESLSKRYPRVTALDRLSVDIGPGVTGLVGANGAGKSTLIKILLGLSPATEGRAEVLGLDVATRGAAIREQVGYMPEHDCLPPDVSATELVVHMARMSGLPPTAARERTADTLRHVGLYEERYRPIGGYSTGMKQRVKLAQALVHDPKLVFLDEPTNGLDPVGRDEMLGLIRRVYTDFGISVLVTSHLLGELERTCDHVVVVDGGTLLRSSSTTDFTRTTTTLAVEVTDSDTHPDGTRALRETLDARGVKVHDGGALPGAGRVLLLTAAGEETYDLVRDAVADLGLGLVRMEQRRHQIAEVFKDDEHPAGTEQPSDEQGKEAVGHGG